The Chloroflexi bacterium ADurb.Bin180 DNA window AGGGTGGGTGTGAAGGTGGAGGTTGGTGTCGACGTCCTGGTTGGAGTCGGCGTGTTGGTCGGGGTTGGCGTGGGCGTATCAGTCGTGGTTGGCGTCGCCGACCTGGTGGGCGTTTCGGTCGGCAGCAGGGTTCCGGTCGCCGTCTCAGTTGGCGTTCTGGTAGCAGTGCTCTCTGTGGTCCACGTGGGTGTGGGTGAGACGGTGGCGGTAGGCGTCGGAGTGGGCGGAGTCCCCTCTCCAAAGTAGGTGATGCAAAGCTGCGGCCTAAAGTTGGGATCCGGGTGGTTTGACGATTGAAAGCTCACCTCGCGGTTCAGGTCGCCCTGCCCCAGGAGCAGCATACCGTTGTTGGGCGCGCCGTTGGTCACCCAATCCTGTACCAGGGCAGTGACATCCCAGACAACCCAGTTCCCCTGCTCCGCCGGGATCGACGCCGTGGCGACTGCCGTTCCCTCGCGGTCGGACGGAACCGCGTCGCAGCCAGCCGCGGCCCACGGGCTCAGCCAGGTGGCGGAGGCGTGGTCCCACGGGCGATTGATGCGAAAGACCGACGCGGTCATAGCGTAACTGTTGCTGACATAAGCCAGGGAAAGGCGAAGAGTGGCGTTGACAACGGTGACACCGGGTCCAATGGGGATCACCGGCTCGAGCCGGAACTTGAGCGCCGGACGGGCACCGTTGTCGGTACGCAATCGCAAGAAGGCCTCGGCTCCGTTGACCGTGGTCGGATACCAGGAGTGCAGATGAGTATCCTGCGCACCGTTGTAGCCGGTGTTAGGTAAGAGCCCTTGGGACAGACACACCGAGTAAGTAACCTTGGGCGTGGGCGTGATGGTCGGCGTGCTAGTGCGAGTGGGAGTCGACGTCGGCGTACTGGTCATCGTCGCGGTGGACGTCTGGGTCCGCGTTGGGGTGAACGTGTTGGTCGGGGTGGCAGTGGGTGTGGGGGTCATCGGCGGCTCCGGGCCGGAGATGGTGACGCTGCCGTTTCCTACTCCGGCAAGCACTGAACCTCCACCAGAAGTGACCTCGGTTTTGTAGGGCAGCTCGATTCCAAATGTCAAAGGCGTGCTGCCCGCTCCGGTTCCCCATAACGCCTTGAATCTGACGGTGGCCAGCACGAACGTCCCGCTGGGTCTGGGCTCCTCTGGATCATAGATGCCAGCGGCGAAGTAGACGCGTGCCTGCTGTGTGTCCGTGTAGACCTTGTTACGGATGACCTGACTGAGCAGCCCGCTAGACTGAATGCGATCCGTCGGGTTCCCCGAAGCGTCCACGACTTGCAGGAAGAGCTGGTCGAAGAAGAGGTGGATCTCCGCACCGTCGATGGGCTGTGCCCCGGCCACAACCTGAATGTCAACGGTGAAGAGCTGATCTCTGGCCACAGAGGACATCGACGGGGCAAGGTTGACGTACACAGTGCGGCCTGGCGCTTTCGTGTTGGTCGGCGTCGGCGTTGGAGTGGCGGTTGGCGCGAGCGTGAAGGTGGCCGTAGGGGTTGGGGTCATCGGCGGAGTTGCTCCGCTGATGACCACTCCGCCGTTTTCCACGCTGCCGAGCACGGAGCTGCCGGCAAAGGTGACCTCGGTGCGGTATGGCAAGACAGTCCCAAAGGTCAAGGGAGTGGTGCTGCCCCCCGTGCCCCACAGCGCTTTGAAGCGAACCGTGGCCAGAGGGAAAGTGCCGCTTGGTTTGGGTTCTTCGGGATCGTAGATGCCCGCGGCAAAGTAGATGCGGGCCTGCTGCGTATCGGTGTAGACCTTGTTGCGGATGACCTGGCTCAGGTAGCCGTTGTCCTGGATACTTCCCACCGGGTTGCCCGCGAGGTTGACCACCTGCAGGTACGTTTGATCAAAGTACAGATGGACTTCGGCACCATCGACCGGCTGTGCGGCGGCCACTATCTGGATGTCGACAGTAAAGATCTGATCCTTGCTGACAGCGGAGACGGACGGATTGAGCTTGACCACGACCGTCTGGCCAGCCGATGCCAGACCAAGCCACCGGGACCCTTGCGCTGAGGCCGCCTCTCCAGAAGGCCGAGCAGCGGGCATCGCCGCCGGTGCCAATCGGAGGCCACCTGCGCGGGCCGCTGCTGGCGGGGCAACGCACAGACAGATCAGCATTAGCCCAACTAGCAGCGAGCGGAATTGCCCGAGCCCAGTGGCGGCTCGGTTGTCTTGGTGTGACACTCTCATCCTGACTCCTTCAGCAAGGGTCCAGTCGGGAGATTTCGCCTGGACAGGGTCTATGGAGCGCAGTCGCCGTGTCCGCCAAAGTTGAGCGAAAGCAGCGAAAAGTCGTTGATGTTGACGTAGCCATCCTGGTTAAAGTCGGCGGCAGCGTTGTAGCTCGGGAAGAACCCCGCGGACAGCAGGGAAAAGTCAACGATGGTCACATAGTCATCGTTGTTCCCATCGCCCTCGCGCAGGGTGCCAAAATCGACATTGTTCGTGCCGCTCGCCAGGACGATGCCGGTGCGCTTGTTCGACAAAGCGTGACTGTTCTTGACACAGATGTCGTAGGTGCCGGGAACGATTCCGGGCACGGTAAAGTTACCTGAAGCGTCTGTCGTGGCTGAGTATGAGCTTCCTCCCACCTTGACCGTCAGGGCCACCACCCACTGGGCATTCGGCGGCGCTGGCCGGCCCTGGAGGCTGACCTTACCGGCCAGCGTGGCCACAACCGGCGTGACGGTGGGCGTGACTGTCGGCGGCTGGGAGCCGCCCTTGGTCACTTCAACAAAGCTGATCCACTCGTTGCCGTCGTTAGAGCAGTAGATGGAAAAGTCGGTGCCTCCCGGCTGGCCGTTGGCAAAGCGGGCGTCGGTGATATAGAACACCGCCTTCTTCCACAGCCCCGAGTTGTCTTTCTGCACCCAGGGGTTGGCCGACCCGGCGGGGGTCGCGGCCTTGTCGAGGTTGCCAATGGCGTCGTAGCGCAGCTCCCAGCGGTCAGTGCCAGTAGAGTAGTAGGTGACGCTGATAGTGACCGTGCTGAAGCTGCCGTGGTAGAGATAGTTGTTGTCGATGTCGAAACGCATGCGGTTGTTGCCACTTGCCTGATCGGTTCGGCGGCAGAACCGGCCTACCGCCGGAGAGCCGGTCCAGACTACTCTCATGGTCTGGTAGAGCGTGTCATCGTTGGTGCCGATGATATCGCTCGTGCTCTGGTACGTGCTGCCACCGACGTAGCCAAAGCTGCCGGACTCGTACTCCTGGTCAGCAACCCACGCACGGGCCATGGTGTCGGTATAGCTTCCGCCGCCGCAGTTCACCCGCTGGGTGTAGCCCGGACCCGTGATCTGTATGGCGTGGATGGTGGGCTCGTTGTCCGCTTTCTGGACAAAGTCGATGTCGATTCGCCCGTCTGACACGGGTACGGAGTAACTGCGCACGACAGGCTTGTTCTTACCACCAGCGGCGACATACGGGTCAAAGTTGGCCGTGACCACGTTGTTCTCGATCTTGATGTCAAAGACGCGCGCGCCGGGTGTGTTGTAATAGACCTCGGCAAAGTAGAGGTCGACGCTGTATGTTCCGTTGGGCACATCAAAATGGTAGCCGCGTGTCGAACCCACGTTCCAGTCAGCGACGGTGGCCCCATTGGGTGCGCTGTCCTTCTGCGTCATCCACAGGTTATAGTTGCCGTGTTCACCGTTTTGCTGCTGGGTCTCACGAAGTGCCACCCAGGCACCGGGCGTGTTCGCCGTGGTTACGCCAACGTAGGCGTTGGTGAACTGGAAGAGGTTGCGGTACTCGTCCGTTTGCCAGAGCAGCTTGTCAAAGGCAAAGTTGTCCGGATGCTTGGCCAGGCCGCAATAGATCGCCCACAGCAGGTCGGCTTTGCTGGGCAGGTACGCCCAGTAGGTCTCCCACCCAGTGGGGACCGTGTTCCAGTAGGCGATCAGCGGGGCATAATTGACGGAAAAGCCGTGGTCAGCTCTGAGTCCGTTGTGTCGCAAGCCTACACCCAGGTCGGCGGCATAGGCTGAGAAGTCGTCCCGCTCTGCAGGCACGCCGCTATAGGTCGGGCCGATATCGAGAAAGATCGGGATCGAAAGACCCTTGGCCGCAAAGACCGTCTTGTACATATTGGTGCACCATTTCACGTACTCGACCCACTGTGCCTGGGTGATGCCTCTCGAGTCGTGGTAGTAGTACCAGTCGGGAGCTTCATCCGTTACCCAGCGGCTGCTCGGCTGTGTCTCGCCGCTTAGGCCGATACCCATTGAAACGAAGGCGATTCTGTCGCGCACCTCGGGGTTGTCGACCAGGTGCTGGGCAAAGGCGGTGACAAAGCGCTGGTAGTAGGTGCGGAAGGTGGTGTTCCAGTAGTTCGGTACATACCACGGCCCCCAACCGGGGCATACGCCAGCGATGGAGCCGTCCGCCCTACTGGTCCAGCGCACGTTGGAGTCGATACCCGTCAGCCAGGCTGGCACCTTGATGCCGCGGCTGCCGCAGTTGTTGCTGCGGAACTCGTTGAACACCGAGAACCCGACTGCGGCGAGTTTGCCGTGATCGCGCTCAGTCAGCACCCAACTGTCCATTGCGTTCCAGTCGTAGCCACCGTTGGTCTTCTCCAACTCGCTCCAGTCATAGCGCCATACGCCGCCTACCGCTGGATAAGTCGGCGGGTCATAGCTCAGAGCAGGAATGTCGAACAGGATGTACAGGCCGCGCGTGTTTGCAAACGCGGGTGGCAGCTTGGCGCGAACGACCAGCGCCGCCGCCAGGATAAAAAGAGCGCTCAGCAGTCCAATCAATACAACACGTTTCTTTGTAACCATCGTTGCCCTTCCCGGTTTGGCCGTGGGCGAAGTGCACCAAGGATCATCGCCTGTGCCAGTACCAACTTGATCACAGCAAGAACATAAGGGGCCCGGCCGTTGCTGGCGAACCCATATACGGTATGATGACGCACGGCAGCCTTGAGCGGATACGCAACCCTACACCTTGACCGCACATACCATAACCGTGGGCAGCACCCTGGCGCGGATGCTCTGCGGCCAGCGATAGACCCGCGTCGCGCTCAAGAGGCGTTCCCATTGGCAAGCGGCCCGTAGCAACCAACTGCCGCTCTCCAGAATTCGACCGAAACGGCGCAGGAACCTAGTTTCGATCCAGACGGCCTGGAAACCTGCTTCTTGCACGATGTCACGCAGCTCCCCGAGCGTGTACACGTTCAGGTGGAATCCCACCGAGCGGCGTCCATTCCAGAGTCGGGACGGAGTCGAGATGAGATAGCATCCCCCCGGTTTGAGCACCCGCCTGACCTCCGCCAGGTGGGTGTTCATATCTGCCAGGGACAGATGCTCCACCAGATGCTCGCTCACCACATAGTCAAAGCTGTTGTCGGCGAACTCGAGCTTGCGCCCGTCGCCGTGCTCGTACTGCAGGTCCAGCGAGTGGCCCGCCAGATGCTGCTTGGCGGCCCGTAGCGCGACCTCCGATACATCGATGGAGCGCACCCGATTACCTTGCTCGGCCAGGAGCCGTGAGGTCGTGCCGTCGCCGCAGCCCACCTCAAGTATGCTGTGGCCCGTCCCCACCTTCCTGACGATGGCTTGCCGCGCTCGGTCCTGCCCACGAGGATTGACGTGGGCATAGATCTCCGAGCCCTCTTGCTGTTCTTCCAGAAAGAGGGAATGGAGCTCGTCATAGGCCCGCTCAAAGTCCTCCGAGCTGGCCGAACTGATGAGCCGGTCGCGCCACTCTTGTTCTATGGCGATTTCACGCGCGGATTTGTCGCGCTGGTCACGCATGGTCATGGATGCTCTGCCCCTGGTTCCCAGCCGCCGCTAGACCCGGATAACCCGGCGCTCGCGTCCCGACTCGAGCAGCCGATGGGCCAGCATCACCGCGCGCAAGGCCTCCTCGCCGCCGATCAGCGGCTCGGTATCCTTGACGACCGCCTCGACGAATGCCTCGATCTCGGCCACCAGCGGCTCCTTACGCTTGATATTGTGACGAATCTTGCGCCCCTCGCTGACGCCCATAAGGGCCATTCCTTCCCAGTTGCCGTTCAAGTAGTCATTCTCGTAGAAGAAGAGGTCCTGGGTCAGGTAGTTGACCGAGAACATCCCTCGCTCACCGATCAGAGACAGTTCGCGGATCTTGGTCGGCGTCAGCCAGTTGATATCCAGGATGCCGACGGTGCCGTTCTCGAGCTTTAAGATGCCGGTCAGCAAATCCTCGTGAGTTGAGTGGATTGCCCTCTCAATGTCGGCAAAGACGCTCACCACTTTCGAGCCGGTCAGGTACTCCAGGAGGTTCAACTCGTGAGTGGCGAGGTCAATCACCACGCCCACGTCGCTGATGCGTGGAGGAAATGGGCCGACGCGTCGGGCGTGGATCTGAAAGATGCGGCCAAGCTGGCCAGCATCGAGCTCTCTCTTCAAGGCCAGCACGGCCGGGTTAAAGCGTTCGATGTGCCCGACGGCAAGCTTGACGCCTGCTTTTCGCGCCTGCTCAACCAGTCTTTCGCCCTCAGACACCGTCGCCGTGAGCGGCTTTTCCATAAAGACATGAACGCCCAGCGACATTGCCGCGGCCGCTGCCTCTCCGTGAAGCCACGTGGGCACGGCGATGGAGACCAGGTCGGGCTTTTCCTGCTGCAGCATCTCGTGATAGTCCGTATAGACATGGACCTTGTAGGCGCGCGCAATCGATTCCAGGGCAGCGATATCGGGGTCGGCCACTGCAACCAGAGGGGCCTGCTGCATCTGGGCATAGACGCGAGCGTGATTACGCCCCATCATGCCCACGCCGATCACGGCGGCCTTCAGCGGCGTGACGACTGTCATCGACTGTTGACTCCTTGTATGATCCGGTCCAGGTCGGCAATGGTCAAAGCGGGATGTACGGGCAGCGAAAGAACCTCACGGCTCGCCTGCTCTGCCACCGGCAAATGGTCATTGTAGCCCATGTCCAGGTAGACCTTCTGCCTGTGCACGGGTACTGGATAGTAAATCATGGTGCCGATGCCCTTTTCGTGCAGGTGCTCGGCCAGGGCATCCCGTCCGGCGTCTGGCACGCGAATGGTGTACTGATGAAAAACGTGCTCGTGACCGGGTGCAAAGGTGGGAGTGACCACTCCCTGCAATCGTTCCGACAGGTATCGAGCGTGTTCTTGGCGAGCCCGGGTAAAGCTG harbors:
- a CDS encoding TGF-beta propeptide, with the protein product MRVSHQDNRAATGLGQFRSLLVGLMLICLCVAPPAAARAGGLRLAPAAMPAARPSGEAASAQGSRWLGLASAGQTVVVKLNPSVSAVSKDQIFTVDIQIVAAAQPVDGAEVHLYFDQTYLQVVNLAGNPVGSIQDNGYLSQVIRNKVYTDTQQARIYFAAGIYDPEEPKPSGTFPLATVRFKALWGTGGSTTPLTFGTVLPYRTEVTFAGSSVLGSVENGGVVISGATPPMTPTPTATFTLAPTATPTPTPTNTKAPGRTVYVNLAPSMSSVARDQLFTVDIQVVAGAQPIDGAEIHLFFDQLFLQVVDASGNPTDRIQSSGLLSQVIRNKVYTDTQQARVYFAAGIYDPEEPRPSGTFVLATVRFKALWGTGAGSTPLTFGIELPYKTEVTSGGGSVLAGVGNGSVTISGPEPPMTPTPTATPTNTFTPTRTQTSTATMTSTPTSTPTRTSTPTITPTPKVTYSVCLSQGLLPNTGYNGAQDTHLHSWYPTTVNGAEAFLRLRTDNGARPALKFRLEPVIPIGPGVTVVNATLRLSLAYVSNSYAMTASVFRINRPWDHASATWLSPWAAAGCDAVPSDREGTAVATASIPAEQGNWVVWDVTALVQDWVTNGAPNNGMLLLGQGDLNREVSFQSSNHPDPNFRPQLCITYFGEGTPPTPTPTATVSPTPTWTTESTATRTPTETATGTLLPTETPTRSATPTTTDTPTPTPTNTPTPTRTSTPTSTFTPTLSPTATNTPIPYDLPITRWFQMGISPAGYNGVADTYITSSDENRNSGGESVLRINYDGREKTLVRFDLSRHVPSDAVVTSARLDVNFYMFDSRYPGVPTQIGAFEVLRPWAEYEATWRRPVTGLSWTGCDGVVDRSSVPAASTVVDATGWHMWQDVGLTQLVQKWVSDPSANNGVVLIGQSPTERQFWLATSSQNPTTASRPKLWVVFYRPSPTATPTETATPSPTPTVTLTPTNSPTATATSTPTDTPTSTPTATHTATATLTATATATATATQTSTPEPTPTHSPTATATATASATPTPTPTITITPLPTATGTSTLTPTHTPTATVTWTPAPTLSPTASPTQTETPELYAIFVPVIVRMR
- a CDS encoding Di-glucose binding within endoplasmic reticulum, coding for MVTKKRVVLIGLLSALFILAAALVVRAKLPPAFANTRGLYILFDIPALSYDPPTYPAVGGVWRYDWSELEKTNGGYDWNAMDSWVLTERDHGKLAAVGFSVFNEFRSNNCGSRGIKVPAWLTGIDSNVRWTSRADGSIAGVCPGWGPWYVPNYWNTTFRTYYQRFVTAFAQHLVDNPEVRDRIAFVSMGIGLSGETQPSSRWVTDEAPDWYYYHDSRGITQAQWVEYVKWCTNMYKTVFAAKGLSIPIFLDIGPTYSGVPAERDDFSAYAADLGVGLRHNGLRADHGFSVNYAPLIAYWNTVPTGWETYWAYLPSKADLLWAIYCGLAKHPDNFAFDKLLWQTDEYRNLFQFTNAYVGVTTANTPGAWVALRETQQQNGEHGNYNLWMTQKDSAPNGATVADWNVGSTRGYHFDVPNGTYSVDLYFAEVYYNTPGARVFDIKIENNVVTANFDPYVAAGGKNKPVVRSYSVPVSDGRIDIDFVQKADNEPTIHAIQITGPGYTQRVNCGGGSYTDTMARAWVADQEYESGSFGYVGGSTYQSTSDIIGTNDDTLYQTMRVVWTGSPAVGRFCRRTDQASGNNRMRFDIDNNYLYHGSFSTVTISVTYYSTGTDRWELRYDAIGNLDKAATPAGSANPWVQKDNSGLWKKAVFYITDARFANGQPGGTDFSIYCSNDGNEWISFVEVTKGGSQPPTVTPTVTPVVATLAGKVSLQGRPAPPNAQWVVALTVKVGGSSYSATTDASGNFTVPGIVPGTYDICVKNSHALSNKRTGIVLASGTNNVDFGTLREGDGNNDDYVTIVDFSLLSAGFFPSYNAAADFNQDGYVNINDFSLLSLNFGGHGDCAP
- a CDS encoding putative S-adenosylmethionine-dependent methyltransferase, coding for MTMRDQRDKSAREIAIEQEWRDRLISSASSEDFERAYDELHSLFLEEQQEGSEIYAHVNPRGQDRARQAIVRKVGTGHSILEVGCGDGTTSRLLAEQGNRVRSIDVSEVALRAAKQHLAGHSLDLQYEHGDGRKLEFADNSFDYVVSEHLVEHLSLADMNTHLAEVRRVLKPGGCYLISTPSRLWNGRRSVGFHLNVYTLGELRDIVQEAGFQAVWIETRFLRRFGRILESGSWLLRAACQWERLLSATRVYRWPQSIRARVLPTVMVCAVKV
- the ycjS gene encoding putative oxidoreductase YcjS, whose product is MTVVTPLKAAVIGVGMMGRNHARVYAQMQQAPLVAVADPDIAALESIARAYKVHVYTDYHEMLQQEKPDLVSIAVPTWLHGEAAAAAMSLGVHVFMEKPLTATVSEGERLVEQARKAGVKLAVGHIERFNPAVLALKRELDAGQLGRIFQIHARRVGPFPPRISDVGVVIDLATHELNLLEYLTGSKVVSVFADIERAIHSTHEDLLTGILKLENGTVGILDINWLTPTKIRELSLIGERGMFSVNYLTQDLFFYENDYLNGNWEGMALMGVSEGRKIRHNIKRKEPLVAEIEAFVEAVVKDTEPLIGGEEALRAVMLAHRLLESGRERRVIRV